A genomic segment from Amphiprion ocellaris isolate individual 3 ecotype Okinawa chromosome 17, ASM2253959v1, whole genome shotgun sequence encodes:
- the kcnv2a gene encoding potassium voltage-gated channel subfamily V member 2, which produces MLTHLRARSRSLFPSYKPGSQTQAAKELAEHLELYNTFIKPWNSMQDLSRDIYDLYAEYEHEEVEDRLPVSPSRLLMSPTKHFTLNINVGGTVYHLPYRLAARYPKTRIGRLATYTDHNRKLDLCDDYVVHSKEFFFDRDPQVFHNIFNFYMTGVLWIKDELCPRSFLEEINYWGVRIKNSHRCCRISFEERQDELNDQLKIQQQLLAEVCVEMEENETLFHGMIFGSIRRRIWNLMEKPFSSITAKLTAVASSFFVLVSLVAMTLNTVDEMQYKTPSGELTGRFYGDCVETFCITFFTLEYLLRLVSTPDIKCFGRSVLNTVDLVAILPHYLQIILECFEDEDVRPHSGDIETVARVGKVGQVLRIMRLMRIFRILKLARHSTGLRAFGFTLRQCYQQVGCLLLFICMGIFMFSAMVYTVEHDVYNTNFTSMPHAWWWAAVSISTVGYGDMFPETNLGRVFAFVCISFGIILNGMPISVLYNKFSDYYTKLKAHEYTTATKARGKVHFTRRAAKKLAKYCDRTVHPKPW; this is translated from the exons ATGTTGACCCACCTCCGAGCTCGTAGCAGGAGTTTGTTCCCCAGCTACAAACCCGGCAGCCAGACTCAAGCTGCCAAAGAACTGGCCGAACACCTGGAATTATACAACACCTTCATTAAGCCATGGAACTCCATGCAG gaCCTGAGCAGAGACATCTATGATCTATATGCCGAGTATGAACATGAGGAGGTGGAGGATCGATTGCCGGTTTCTCCGTCCCGCCTGCTAATGTCTCCGACCAAACACTTCACCCTCAACATAAACGTCGGAGGAACG GTGTACCACCTGCCCTACAGGTTAGCTGCCAGGTATCCAAAGACCCGGATCGGCCGGTTGGCCACGTACACAGACCACAACCGGAAGCTGGACCTGTGTGACGACTATGTTGTCCATAGCAAAGAGTTCTTCTTCGACCGGGACCCTCAAGTGTTTCACAACATCTTTAACTTCTACAT GACTGGAGTGTTGTGGATTAAAGACGAGCTGTGTCCTCGTAGCTTCCTGGAGGAGATAAACTACTGGGGCGTCCGAATCAAAAACAGCCACCGCTGCTGCCGAATCTCCTTCGAGGAGAGGCAGGACGAGCTGAACGACCAGCTGAAGatacagcagcagctgctggcAGAAGTCTGC gtggagatggaggagaatGAAACACTATTTCACGGCATGATCTTCGGGTCGATCCGCAGGAGAATCTGGAACCTGATGGAGAAGCCGTTCTCCTCCATCACCGCCAAGCTGACGGCCGTCGCCTCCTCCTTCTTCGTGCTGGTATCTCTGGTCGCCATGACGCTCAACACCGTGGACGAGATGCAGTACAAG ACGCCGTCCGGCGAGCTCACCGGCCGATTCTATGGCGACTGTGTGGAGACGTTCTGCATCACCTTCTTCACTCTGGAGTACCTGCTGCGTCTGGTCTCCACCCCCGACATCAAGTGTTTCGGACGCAGCGTCTTGAACACGGTCGACCTGGTCGCCATCCTGCCGCACTACCTGCAGATCATCCTGGAATGCTTCGAGGACGAGGACGTTCGGCCGCACTCCGGAGACATCGAGACTGTAGCTCGGGTTGGAAAG gtgGGGCAGGTTCTGAGAATCATGCGTCTGATGAGAATATTTAGGATTTTGAAGCTGGCTCGCCACTCAACAGGCCTCAGAGCGTTCGGCTTCACTCTCAGACAATGCTACCAGCAG GTGGGCTGTTTGCTGCTCTTCATTTGCATGGGGATCTTCATGTTTTCAGCCATGGTCTACACTGTGGAGCACGACGTTTACAACACCAACTTCACCTCCATGCCGCATGCTTGGTGGTGGGCCGCT GTGAGTATTTCCACAGTGGGCTACGGCGACATGTTCCCTGAGACCAATCTCGGTCGCGTCTTCGCCTTCGTCTGCATCTCCTTCGGCATCATCCTCAACGGCATGCCCATCTCCGTCCTCTACAACAAGTTCTCCGACTACTACACCAAGCTCAAGGCCCACGAGTACACCACCGCCACCAAGGCCCGCGGGAAGGTTCACTTCACCCGGAGGGCGGCAAAGAAGTTGGCAAAGTACTGCGATCGCACCGTTCACCCAAAACCGTGGTGA